The nucleotide sequence CGTGGCCCCAATCGCCGCGGGCGAGCACCCACGAAAGTTCGGTATCACCCCATGGCGACGGCGCAATGCCGAATGCGCCGACGATGCGGCGCTCGCTTTTGAGAATCGCCGGCCAAACGCCGGCTTCAGCCCCTTCGCTCGAGTGCATGAGGGCCTCTATCCACGCGGGAATCGCATCGTGCGCGACCGCTCCGCCCGGGACGAAACGCATGACCTCGCTGTCGCCGTAGATGGCGAACGCCGCTTCCGCGTCGCCGGGCATCCACGTACGCAACGCCAGACGCTCCGTCTCGATAAAGCTCATCGCAC is from Candidatus Dormiibacterota bacterium and encodes:
- a CDS encoding GNAT family N-acetyltransferase gives rise to the protein MSFIETERLALRTWMPGDAEAAFAIYGDSEVMRFVPGGAVAHDAIPAWIEALMHSSEGAEAGVWPAILKSERRIVGAFGIAPSPWGDTELSWVLARGDWGHGYATEAVRAVVGYAFSQLHVRRIYVAVDLADARSVALAYRVGMRFDRVVRARHRDVLRYAIEANAT